In one Impatiens glandulifera unplaced genomic scaffold, dImpGla2.1, whole genome shotgun sequence genomic region, the following are encoded:
- the LOC124917799 gene encoding actin cytoskeleton-regulatory complex protein PAN1-like, producing the protein MDTRNKKKRSAVKNVIKRAEQRAAVPVVLNAQPLDEEEDAEELNQRKRRTTEGSTATPSVRQIIALPPPPPKPVCTNFGFKKKGTGHSSVWAGMMIDAERREREWKKNASLEKRNEKLEADLKAVTEQVNELMKAKLAADTAVEEANARAAKDIQDALDEETRKAKEAPRLSEADLDERARNIAARNPELAKIMAAKQVKEANRLKAQQDTYHNYETAHEKAASSSSVPATRKRKTPSRNVQVTEMLERITDTNIETPPNPALQTEDEIEENLEPRSTRQRVLNTVPISTVGQPQARGSSSRTAQPDEEQPTDDMMKDFLPSESK; encoded by the exons ATGGATacaaggaataagaagaaaCGAAGCGCAGTTAAGAACGTGATCAAACGGGCAGAACAAAGAGCAGCTGTACCAGTCGTACTGAATGCACAACCgctcgatgaagaagaagatgctgaGGAACTTAACCAAcggaagagaaggacaaccgaaggctcaaccgcaactccaagcgTCAGACAAATTATCGCTCTGCCACCGCCTCCACCAAAACCGGTCTGTACcaattttgggttcaagaaaAAGGGTACCGgtcactcaagtgtatgggccggaatgATGATTGATGCTGAAAGACGTGAgagggagtggaag aagaatgcaaGTCTTGAAAAGCGCAACGAAAAACTTGAAGCTgacctcaaggcggtcaccgagcAGGTAAATGAATTGATGAAGGCCAAGCTGGCTGCCGATACagcggttgaggaggcaaacgcTCGAGCAGCTAAGGATattcaggatgcgctggacgaagaaACGAGGAAAGCGAAGGAGGCACCGCGATTGTCTGAAGCGGATTTGGACGAACGCGCACGAAATATAGCGGCCAGAAATCCGGAACTCGCAAAAATCATGGCGGCAAAACAAGTCAAAGAGGCCAATCGGTTAAAAGCTCAACAAGACACATACCACAACTACGAAACGGCTCACGAAAAGGCggcttcttcctcttcggttccggcaacACGGAAAAGGAAAACACCATCAAGGAATGTTCAAGTAACCGAGATGCTGGAGAGGATCACCGACACGAATATCGAAACTCCACCGAACCCGGCTCTTCAAACCGAGGATGAAATCGAAGAGAATCTCGAGCCGCGAtctacaagacagcgagttCTCAATACGGTTCCAATCAGCACGGTCGGTCAACCGCAAGCTAGAGGTTCATCTTCAAGAACGGCTCAACCGGATGAGGAACAACCAACCGATGACATGATGAAAGACTTCCTGCCATCCGAATCAAAATAG
- the LOC124917800 gene encoding CDT1-like protein a, chloroplastic isoform X2 — protein MTSSEKSPFVSFKSKKILRSSSSKPSIADGEPASVLSDRSPWSSKTPEKPINPPRRTSNRRAAYSVKQVREAAEKLRNSRLRPSIEPDSIICDGLEAARSSGATEIQRAKKTDESSDLPERYQMLIKFFDSFDNSIRLLIMKGSMCTFTNISSKIEAFTNRRFTYSHLAQLKFILPEAIEIKKIVTRDELTFCMKPNLHITLNINAITERKQQLSSQSGHPYMRKLFRSRLLDYFKSHPEDDIPEEELPEPFNKSKQVLLTSETDNSSLAGESSNFLPASHLSKSFSRGFSMKALQTEKKSTSPFQSIPVSNLSDSKFTSSTFDDESHQSSSLPVTPLKEMVVSKTAVTPLKEMVVSKTDGECTSGELVLTPLKLMSVTPIVKTQKRCFMTPNNDADTSKLLKRPPRSRSLKFDSPTKCKKNVKSNDDDILDILPDHVLQSIRDKEMKAIEERDPAISQAKWRRQMISSLPKLFDTIVFLYQSIKRSVLTKNDLIHKIISSHLDIVDRREIEEQVRLLQELAPEWIYEKFASTGDLLVYVNKISNPQSIRARMAEAK, from the exons atgacaTCTTCAGAAAAATCTCCCTTTGTTTCCTTCAAATCTAAGAAGATTCTTCGTTCATCTTCTTCCAAGCCTTCCATTGCAGATGGAGAACCAGCGTCCGTTCTTTCGGATCGGAGTCCTTGGAGTTCCAAGACGCCGGAAAAGCCAATCAATCCTCCACGGCGCACGTCTAATCGTCGCGCTGCTTATTCAGTGAAACAAGTGAGAGAGGCAGCGGAGAAGCTCCGGAACTCGCGTCTGCGACCCTCCATTGAGCCCGATTCAATTATTTGCGACGGGTTGGAAGCTGCAAGATCCTCTGGTGCTACAGAGATCCAACGAGCGAAGAAGACTGACGAATCATCTGATCTGCCAGAGAG GTACCAGATGTTGATTAAGTTTTTTGATAGCTTTGACAACTCGATTCGATTGCTTATTATGAAAGGATCTATGTgcacatttacaaatattagCTCCAAAATTGAGGCTTTCACTAATAG GAGGTTCACTTATAGTCATTTGGCACAACTGAAATTCATTTTACCAGAGGCAATAGAGATCAAGAAGATTGTTACTCGTGATGAACTGACTTTCTGTATGAAGCCAAATCTTCACATTACTTTGAACATTAATGCAATTACTGAAAGAAAGCAACAACTATCATCACAGAGTGGGCATCCTTACATGAGGAAGTTATTTCGTAGTCGGCTATTGGATTACTTTAAGTCTCATCCAGAG GATGACATTCCCGAGGAAGAGTTACCGGAACCATTCAACAAGTCGAAGCAAGTTCTTCTTACAAGTGAGACAG ACAATTCATCCTTGGCCGGTgaaagttcaaattttttacCTGCATCTCatttatcaaaatcttttagtAGAGGCTTTTCAATGAAGGCTTTACAAACCGAGAAAAAATCAACATCTCCTTTTCAATCCATCCCGGTATCAAATTTGTCTGATTCAAAATTCACATCATCAACATTCGACGATGAATCACACCAATCATCCAGTTTACCTGTAACTCCATTAAAAGAAATGGTTGTTTCTAAAACTGCTGTAACTCCATTAAAAGAAATGGTTGTTTCTAAAACTGATGGTGAATGCACTTCCGGTGAACTCGTATTGACTCCACTGAAGCTGATGAGTGTCACACCAATAGTAAAGACTCAAAAGAGGTGTTTCATGACCCCCAATAATGATGCTGATACAAGTAAATTACTCAAACGCCCTCCACGAAGTAGGTCTTTGAAATTTGATTCTCCTACCAAATGTAAAAAGAATGTAAAATCAAATGATGATGACATCTTGGACATACTTCCTGACCATGTTCTGCAATCG ATAAGAGATAAGGAAATGAAAGCAATAGAAGAGCGAGATCCAGCCATATCACAAGCAAAATGGCGAAGACAAATGATATCAAGTTTACCTAAACTATTTGATACAATTGTCTTTTTATATCAGTCAATCAAACGGTCGGTTCTCACAAAAAATGATCTCATTCACAAGATCATTTCTAGCCACTTAGACATCGTCGACAGAA GAGAAATTGAAGAGCAAGTCAGGCTGTTGCAAGAGTTGGCTCCTGAGTGGATTTATGAGAAGTTTGCATCAACTGGAGATCTTCTGGTCTA cgtaaataaaatatcaaacccCCAATCAATCCGAGCAAGAATGGCTGAAGCGAAGTGA
- the LOC124917800 gene encoding CDT1-like protein a, chloroplastic isoform X1, producing the protein MTSSEKSPFVSFKSKKILRSSSSKPSIADGEPASVLSDRSPWSSKTPEKPINPPRRTSNRRAAYSVKQVREAAEKLRNSRLRPSIEPDSIICDGLEAARSSGATEIQRAKKTDESSDLPERYQMLIKFFDSFDNSIRLLIMKGSMCTFTNISSKIEAFTNRRFTYSHLAQLKFILPEAIEIKKIVTRDELTFCMKPNLHITLNINAITERKQQLSSQSGHPYMRKLFRSRLLDYFKSHPEDDIPEEELPEPFNKSKQVLLTSETGNSSLAGESSSETDNSSLAGESSNFLPASHLSKSFSRGFSMKALQTEKKSTSPFQSIPVSNLSDSKFTSSTFDDESHQSSSLPVTPLKEMVVSKTAVTPLKEMVVSKTDGECTSGELVLTPLKLMSVTPIVKTQKRCFMTPNNDADTSKLLKRPPRSRSLKFDSPTKCKKNVKSNDDDILDILPDHVLQSIRDKEMKAIEERDPAISQAKWRRQMISSLPKLFDTIVFLYQSIKRSVLTKNDLIHKIISSHLDIVDRREIEEQVRLLQELAPEWIYEKFASTGDLLVYVNKISNPQSIRARMAEAK; encoded by the exons atgacaTCTTCAGAAAAATCTCCCTTTGTTTCCTTCAAATCTAAGAAGATTCTTCGTTCATCTTCTTCCAAGCCTTCCATTGCAGATGGAGAACCAGCGTCCGTTCTTTCGGATCGGAGTCCTTGGAGTTCCAAGACGCCGGAAAAGCCAATCAATCCTCCACGGCGCACGTCTAATCGTCGCGCTGCTTATTCAGTGAAACAAGTGAGAGAGGCAGCGGAGAAGCTCCGGAACTCGCGTCTGCGACCCTCCATTGAGCCCGATTCAATTATTTGCGACGGGTTGGAAGCTGCAAGATCCTCTGGTGCTACAGAGATCCAACGAGCGAAGAAGACTGACGAATCATCTGATCTGCCAGAGAG GTACCAGATGTTGATTAAGTTTTTTGATAGCTTTGACAACTCGATTCGATTGCTTATTATGAAAGGATCTATGTgcacatttacaaatattagCTCCAAAATTGAGGCTTTCACTAATAG GAGGTTCACTTATAGTCATTTGGCACAACTGAAATTCATTTTACCAGAGGCAATAGAGATCAAGAAGATTGTTACTCGTGATGAACTGACTTTCTGTATGAAGCCAAATCTTCACATTACTTTGAACATTAATGCAATTACTGAAAGAAAGCAACAACTATCATCACAGAGTGGGCATCCTTACATGAGGAAGTTATTTCGTAGTCGGCTATTGGATTACTTTAAGTCTCATCCAGAG GATGACATTCCCGAGGAAGAGTTACCGGAACCATTCAACAAGTCGAAGCAAGTTCTTCTTACAAGTGAGACAGGCAATTCATCCTTGGCCGGTGAAAGTTCAAGTGAGACAGACAATTCATCCTTGGCCGGTgaaagttcaaattttttacCTGCATCTCatttatcaaaatcttttagtAGAGGCTTTTCAATGAAGGCTTTACAAACCGAGAAAAAATCAACATCTCCTTTTCAATCCATCCCGGTATCAAATTTGTCTGATTCAAAATTCACATCATCAACATTCGACGATGAATCACACCAATCATCCAGTTTACCTGTAACTCCATTAAAAGAAATGGTTGTTTCTAAAACTGCTGTAACTCCATTAAAAGAAATGGTTGTTTCTAAAACTGATGGTGAATGCACTTCCGGTGAACTCGTATTGACTCCACTGAAGCTGATGAGTGTCACACCAATAGTAAAGACTCAAAAGAGGTGTTTCATGACCCCCAATAATGATGCTGATACAAGTAAATTACTCAAACGCCCTCCACGAAGTAGGTCTTTGAAATTTGATTCTCCTACCAAATGTAAAAAGAATGTAAAATCAAATGATGATGACATCTTGGACATACTTCCTGACCATGTTCTGCAATCG ATAAGAGATAAGGAAATGAAAGCAATAGAAGAGCGAGATCCAGCCATATCACAAGCAAAATGGCGAAGACAAATGATATCAAGTTTACCTAAACTATTTGATACAATTGTCTTTTTATATCAGTCAATCAAACGGTCGGTTCTCACAAAAAATGATCTCATTCACAAGATCATTTCTAGCCACTTAGACATCGTCGACAGAA GAGAAATTGAAGAGCAAGTCAGGCTGTTGCAAGAGTTGGCTCCTGAGTGGATTTATGAGAAGTTTGCATCAACTGGAGATCTTCTGGTCTA cgtaaataaaatatcaaacccCCAATCAATCCGAGCAAGAATGGCTGAAGCGAAGTGA